The Lepidochelys kempii isolate rLepKem1 chromosome 11, rLepKem1.hap2, whole genome shotgun sequence DNA segment CATAAAACTCCAAGGTCATCTGCCTCTAGTCATCTCAGTGGAATTTTCTCTGTAGTCTACAGATGACAATTTAAATATCAGCATAATTTTACTGTTTATTTAGTAAATGTATTTAGTTATTTGCTTTTTATTCTGGGTGGATATCAGTAATTAGACTGAAAAGATCTGCTCGGCGGTACCCACAGATCTGTGTGCCCAAAACTTCTCTCATTCCTCACTCAAGTTTGGTTATATCCCTGGAGCAGCAGCATACCAATCAGAGCAAATGTAAGGAAGGAGtgtataaagtgtgtgtgtgtaataggcTGAGCAGATCACGGGGCTTAGCAGTAGAAAGCTCATGGGGAGATTAGTTTGCACTTTATTTTGCAAGGTCTATTGAGGACTTGGCTCTTCAGGATTCCATTCTGAAATCTAAAGCCACCTCTTGACTCAACATCTATTTTCAGGTACTTAAAAATGTTACGTTTTAGTAGGCTGTAGCAGTCCCTTTGCAACTTCAAAGGGTGTAGACGCCTTCGTTGTTTCATGGATATCTTAATTGAAAAGACCTTTCCCACTTTCTAACATGGCAAGAAATTTTGCAGAAGCACTTTGGAGGAATTGATCAAGAAGCTCAAGTGAtctgcagattttcaaagggacaaaTACTTCGTTGTGTTAAAGATCTTCATTCAGTTGTCCCTGAAGAAGCAGAACCCAAAGATCAGATAGTATGAATTGACTTTTACAATGCCCTAATACAAGTTTCATGCTGAAAactcactgaatttttaaaaatatctgccttcagAGTGACAGATACCCAGTGTTTTAAAAGAGCTGCTTTTTGTGCAGACCTTTTTGGAATTATATTTATGAACAGACCTCTTGGAGAACTTTTGATTTGTTCAGGCTACAATTCCCAAACATCCCAGGCTGTTTTTCATAATGTGTGCCACTTTAGATCTGGATACCAGGAAGTTAGAGAGAAACAGTAAGAGTCTTTCCCATTTATCCTTCCTTCGGGCCCTCAAAACTGCATATAGCATACTTCAAacaaattttctgatgaaaatatGTAAATACGTAAGTCAATTATGTTCAGCTCCTAGTACTGCaaagattaagaacataagagctgttACCCTGGATCATACTGATGGTCCACTAACCCAGAATCctgcctccaacagtggccagtaccataACACCAGGGAGagtgcagaacagggcaatttttgagTGATCTATCTCATCTTCTATTCCCATCTTCTGGTAGTTAGAGGTTATGGGGcaccctgagcatggggttgcattcctgaccatcttggctaatagccattgatggatgtatcctgcatgaacttatctagttcttttttgaagccagttatacAACATCCCAAGTCAGTGACTTGCACAAGTTAATTGTGTGTTCTGAGAAAAAGTACTTcatcttgtttgtattaaagctgctgccttttaatttctttgAGTGACCCTTGTCTtgtgtattgtgggaaagggttaAAAACTTCTCACTACACTTTTCCACTCCATTTATGATataatagacctctatcatatccacccttagtggtctcttttctaagctgaacaaccctgctcatatggaagctgttctatccCCTTGATCCTCTGTGTTGAACTTCTTCGAACCTAGTCCAGTTCCACTAATCCTTTCTGAGATAaggatgaccagaactggacacagtattcaaggtatgggagcaccatggatttatgtagtgacCATGTAAAATTTTCTTGtcttattttcaaaaaaagaaaaggagtacttgtggtaccttagagactaacaaatttatttgagcataagctttcgtgagttttccactgaatgcatccgatgaagtgagctgtagctcacgaaagcttatgctcaaataaattggttagtctctaaggtgccacaagtactccttttctttttgtgaatacagactaacacagctgctactctgaaacttgtcttaTTTTGTATCCCTTTCCTACCAGCCCCTAACATTGTTAGCGTTTTTGCCCACTGCTGTGCATTGAGCTGAAagtatccacaatgacaccaagattCTTCTTGAGGGGTGTCAGCTAATTTAGAGCGCATCATGaaatatgtatagttgggattattttttccaatatgcattatttttcacttatcaacattgaatttaatttgccattttgttgccccatctccagttttgtgagattctgctagaactctttgcagtcagctttggacttacaaaaattattcaagataattatcatctgcaaactttgccgtTTCATTCccatttccagatcattaataaatatgttgAATGACACAGGTCCCAGTGCAGATCAGTGGCGGACCctactgtttacctctctccagtgtgAAAACTtgccgtttattcctacccttcatttcctgtcttttagcccattactgatccacgagaggatcttccctcttattctaTGACagcttagtttccttaagagcctttgataaGACCCCTTGTCCggggctttctgaaaatccaagtacactacgCTTGTTGAtactctcaaagaattctaatatattggcggggcatgacttccctttacaaaagccatgttgactcttctccaacatattgtgtttgtgtgtctgataattctgttctttactattgtttctaCCAATTTATCTTGTACTGAAAGTAGGttcaccagcctgtaattgccaagattgCCTCTAGGGcccttttaaaaagtcagttttaccttagctatcttccagtcatctaaTATAGAGGCTGATTTCAGcaataggttacaaaccacagttagtagttctgcagtttcatatgtgagttccttcagaactcttgagtgaatgccatctggtcctggtgattttaTTACTGTAtaatcaatttgttctaaaatctATTCTATTGACACATCAATGTGGGACTGTACTTGTCACTCAAGAAGAATAGCTTtgatccctccacccccatccttttcagtgaagactaatgcaaagaattcattgagtgctcctttaacgaCTTCATTGTCTGGTGGCCCCATTGCctatttggcaggcttcctgtttctgatgttcttaaaaagaatttcttactgttagttttttgcatttttagtaaattgcttctcaaattctttgCCTGTCTTCTTATGCTTAACctgccagagtttgtgctccttcctattatcttgtcttccaaattttaaaggatgcctttttgcttctgTTGGCCCCCAGTACTCTGCTCTTGAGCTGTGGTGGCATTCTTTTGGACCTTTTAATGTCTTTCCTGATTTGGTGTATACATCTCATCTGAGCTTCCATTGTGGTGGTTTTTAAATAGTTCCCATGCTGCTTGCAGGTATTTAGCCCTTTTGacagttccttttaatttccatctaaCGAGCatcctcatttttatgtagttccctttttaaagttacattttaCCATGGTGGGCTTTTTAGtattatttctcctcccctccctgttacatttaattacattttggtccctattaccaagtggttgagctctagttacctcttggaccagtaCCTGTCCTTCACtttggactaaatcaagaattgcctctctcctAGTGGGTTTCAGAACTaattgctccaagaagcagtcatttatggtgtctagaaattttatttctgcatcctgCCATGAGGTGACACTTATCCAGTCAGTATAAGGATAGTTGAATTCACCCATTATTATTGCACTTTCtggttttgtagcctctctaaacctcccttagcatttcacatTCACTGTTACCATCCGGGTTAGGTAGTAAGTGTATATTCCTACTTctatactttttttcccccctccaggcacTCATTTTCTATCCATAgtgattctgtggtacagttttgtttcatttaagatttttagcTTATTTTACTCTGATTTGTTTAATATATAATGCCAGTCCCCCAGCAACGTGACCTaatctgttattttttttatatatcttATACCCTGGTATTAGTGTGTCCTACTGATTATTCTcttcccaccaagtttctgtgatgcctattatatcaatatcctcctttaatcCCAGACACTGTAGTTcatccatcttagtatttagagtTCTAgaatttgtatataagcacttgcacattttgtcaatattcagttgcttgcctttgtgtgtttatatttaaatAGACTCATACATTTGCCTGTTCCTCATTACATCTCACCTGTATtttaccaacttctttcctaTCCTCTATACTAAGATAAAGTgtcccgtccccccgcccccctacaAGGGATGTCTCCACCTGAACCATGTACTGCTCCACCCCATCAGGTTTTCCCCAGTTTAAACAATCCTCTACAACTTTTTCAATTTTACATGCCacagtctggttccattttggttcaTGTGAAGCCCATCCCTTCTTTATAGACCAATCCTTCCCCAaaagttccccagttcctaataaatcccTCTTCCCTGTACCAATGTATCATCTACGCACTGAGACCTTGCAGTTCTGCCAGTCTTACTGCCCTGTgcttggaactggaagcatttcagtgAATTCTACCATGGGGGTCCTGGACCTCAATCTCTTACCCAGCTGCCTAAacttggcctccaggacctctttccaacctttccctatgtcattttGATACTTACTTATACCATCGGCTCCTCCCCAGTACTACCTATGAGACTATCTAGATGTTTCATGAGATCTGCTACCTTTGCACCCAGAAGGCAATTCACCATGAAGTTCTCTCAGTCATCACAAAGCCAACTATCTACATTTCAAATAATCAAGTCCTCTACTACTATTGCctatctcttcctaataactTGACTCCCTGCCTCCGGAGCGATATCCTCAATGTGAGAGGATATCATGCCATCATCTGAAAGGTGGGTCCCAATTATGagatcatttccctctgccccaggatcatttctcctgccctgagactttcatcctccttaacagcacagGGGCTTTCGGACAGGAGGTAGGACTACTCCACTATGTCCCTGAAAGTCCCCTCTGTatagctctgtctctctctttgcttatccagttcagccactctggcttCAAGTGCATGTACTCTGTCTCAGGGCCATGAGTTGCTTGGGCTGCATGCACACGTATGCCCCCTGTCCGTGAGGCAGGTGGTAATACATGTTGCACTTAGTGCAATAACGTGGGTAGCTGTCACCCTTCTGCTGGTTTTCTGCCTGCATTTTTACTCTTGGGGTGGCTTATTGTTGGCTAAGTTTTGGATATGTTTGTTAGGTGTATTGGGTTTTCTTTATTTCATGAGTTTTCTTGAACTTGGTGCCTTTCTATTTGTTAAATCTCTTGGACTCCTTCACTGCCAAACTCTCTCTGCAGCCAAACTCCCTCAGTTCCTGTGCTTGCTCTCTCTCACAGGCTATCTGTTCAAGAGGGGGCTGTCTCAGGAGGTCTCTAGAtctaaccccccccacacacacacacacatactagaCTACACCCCTTCATACCTATTATTGATTACTTGTGTCCTGACCTctaggagtatgtctacactgcagttagacatcctctgctggctcatgccagctcactcaggcttgtgggggctctttaattacagtgtagacttctgggctcacaCTGGAGCcaaggctctaggaccctgtgaggtgggataGTTATAGCCCTTGGGGTATCACTAATGAATGATTTACTCTGCTGCCACAGTGGCTAACACCTCCAGGAGGCTATGAGTCACCAGTTCAGCCTTTCTGACCAAGCTTGTAAGATAAGGTTTAAATCTGAATAAGCCTTTAGATTTTAAACTGCTTGGCTTATAAAATGCTTAGCCCCTTCAAACTAAATTTTAAACTGAACTAATATTTTAAGGTTTAAGATTTAAGGTTGTGCGCTATTACTGTAAAGGTGCAAGAGGGTAAGTTCTGTAGTGTATTTTGATGTACAgcggtagcagggtccacacagccagttacTGCATGGCAAGCTGGGTTTCTGTAAATGTACACCGTGGCTTACCTGTACTATCTgagtagacaagcccatagattCTGTTACTGATTCAAGTATGAAAAGaggcttttgggtttttttcctcagaGCTCACACATGAGTTTCTGCAAATACTAGAGAAAACACCTAGCCGACTGAAGAGGATTCGTAATTGGAGGGTAAGAACTTGTTGCCTAAGTAATTTGTCATAGGacatatggggggagggatagctcagtggtttgagcattggccttctaaacccagggttgtgagttcagtccttgagggagccatttagggatcagggcaaaacttggggattggtcctgctttgagcagggggttggactagatgacctcctgaggtcccttccaaccatgatattctatgattctatgataactgcCACAAACCTTAAAAGTAAGATTGTAAACTTCCTGAACTTTTCCTTAGCAATATGTTCATAATTGTATGTCCCTCTGTAGTTCCCTATTATGGTagcttacatttaaaataaataaaattaaattaaagtaaaatttaaaattgaaacaatgAAATCCACCTTATTTTATCCAGTTTTGAGATATGTTAGCTAGCTGTTTATTTGTAGGTACTTTCTAAGTTTGTCCttactcctttccttttcataTAGGCTAATCAGGCTGCTAAGAAACCGAAAGGGGATGGACAGGTATCTGAGAATTCTCTTCTTGGTTCATCTTTGGTCCAGAATTCCATTTTGGTGGATACCGTTACTGGTGTATCTGCCAATACAAGCTTCCAAAAATCATCAACGTCAACctttcctgcaccagtacctctgaACTCAGGAAGTATGTCTGTTCAACACAGTCATGCACCTGAAAACTTGGCAATATTAGCTACAGGAATGCCAAGTACCTCATATAGTTTGGCATCGCACCAAGAATGGCCTCAACATCAAGAACAAACAAGGACCGAACAAATATATTCTCAGAAACAGGAAACTACATTACCTGGTAGTCAGTACAATCTGAACTTCCAGCCAGGAACTTCTGTACAATTGCATTCTGGGTTACATCACAGATCTGACAAACTTACTGAGCATTCCACTGGTAAACAAGACTATGCTCACAAGTCAGGAAACAAACACCATGGACAGGTTGCTGCTCCTGTAATTCCTCAGAAAATGTCCTTGGATAAATACAGAGAGAAACGCAAACTAGAAACCCTTGAACTGGATGTGAGGGAACATTATGTAGCTACCCAAGTAGAACAGCAACATAAAAAGCACATCCAACCACAAGCAGCCAGTAGCAGTTCTGTTACGTCCCCTATTAAAATGAAAATTCCTGTTGCAAATGCAGAGAAACCAGAAAAACATGTGTctgataaaaaagaaaagggtggATCACTCAAACTGCGAATACCAATCCCACCTACAGAAAAGAGTTCCAGTAAAGaagatttgaaaatgaaaattaaagtttCTTCAGAAAGACACAGCTCATCTGATGAGGGCAGTGGAAAAAGCAAACACTCAAGTCCACATGTTAGCAAAGACCATAAAGAAAAGCACAAAGAACATTCTTCAAATCGCCATCACAGTAGCAGTCACAAGCATTCACATAGTGGTGGCAGTAGTAGCGGCGGCAGTAAACATAGCACTGATGGAATAACACCAACTGCTTTGAGGAGTCCTGTTGGCCTGAGTAGTGATGGTAATTCCTCTAGTTCCGGCTCTTCAAGAAAGAAGTTGCACAGCAATGATGCTTCTCACAACCACCACTCCAAATTGAGCAAAAGTTCCAAAAGTTCAGGTAGTTCATCTAGTTCTTCCTCCTCTGTTAAGCAGTATGTATCCTCTCACAACTCTGTTTTTAACCTTCCcttaccccctcctccccctgtcaCATACCAGGTGGGCTACGGACATCTCAGCACCCTCGTGAAACTGGACAAGAAGCCAGTGGAGAACGGTCCTGATGCCAATCACGAGTACAGTACAAACAGCCAGCATATGGACTACAAAGATACATTCGACATGCTGGATTCGCTGTTAAGTGCCCAAGGAATGAACATGTAATCAATTGTTTAGGTcactttttctttacttttttaatttaagaattgTTAGAATGGAAAAATTCCTAATCTAGCAGTAGCAACACCAGCTGTTGTTGCCATGGTTTCAGTATATGTAAGTGCTGCTTTATCCTTCACTGAAAAGAAGAGGTATAGTAAACAAGTCTTTATCTCCACATACAATAGTGTTATAAATACTGTAATAGCATGGAAGGTGCAAAAATCTCAGTATTTCTACAACTGCAGCTAAGAACAGTAGAATGATCATCTGCTTTTAGGTGTCTAGGATGCCTCAAGCATTGattatttaaaattttgaatACTGCAGCCACCATTTTTGTTGCTTAGCTTTTGAATGAGTGTAATTGTTTCCTTGTGTATTTATACTGTATGTATGATTTGCATGTTTCAAAGATAAAGGGATTAAAAACAGTATACTGACAACTGTTTACAAGAAAGTGGAGAAAAATGTACATACATTTTTGTATGTTTAGATATACCATAAATACTCAGGATTGGAGCTGCTTGTAAGTATAACAAAATATACATAACTTTATTTTATCTTGTGTCAGAGTCCATCAGTAATCTAAACAAAGGTGACGCTTTGTCATGTTTATCTTGAACTGTAGGCCTTATTGGAAGCTGCTTAAAAGGGCACTTCACTAGAATGGGTAATTTAGTACCATGTGTGGTCGTCCACAGGAGAGCATCACCAATGAGGCAATAAAGGAGTCTGGGCCTCAGTTTGCTGATTGTGACCAGATTGACTGCTGAAATGCACCCCAAGCTTTCTGAAGGAAAAGAGAATAAAGTTTACATAATCTTTTGATGTGAAGTGCATTTAAATGTTTATTGGCTTGATGCAGTAATATAGGCAGAGCTGTTACTTAATGATTACGTAGATTAATGTGAGTTAAGAACTGAAATTCATAAAAACTTATAGTGAAAAATTAGtaagttgttttttaaactttaataCCATAAGTTATTTTAATAGTAAACAGGGATCACTGTTTCCATTACcttttcagaataacagccatgtTCTGAAGTCCAAGAAGTGTATTTGTGTGTGATGCCATATTTCTTTTACAGGTGAGAATGCAGTCTTCACAATAAATAAGAGTAAAACTATGATATCCCAACTTTCCTTTATATTCCAACAATAAAATAGTTACCACTGATTCTCTGTGCATTGTACTTGTGATTAGTTACAAAATTGGAAgttacttgttttgtttttagctcTGTGAAAAATCACTCTTCAATTAAACCACTAGTATACACTTTGTCTGTCTGCAAGTGTCATAATATGGCTTGTGTACTGTTCGCACAGTCTTCTGCCTTTTTAGAAGAAATAAGAGACTTGAACATTTATACATCATTTTTGTTGAAAGCCAATACTACAGTTCCGTTTTACCAGCTGACAATTAACTAATTTTATGGTTGCGCTTAAAATCATTAATAAGCTATGAATTAATTCAACATGTATTCAGTATAAGATAGCGAACGCTGGTTCCTAGtgactgttttgatttttttaaaatatacaagaaGTGAAGTTTTGCTAAATCACCTGCATATGCAGTTAGTACTTGGTGTAACTGGTTGTAAACACTTCAGAATTTTAATCTGAAGCTTAGCCCTTTAGTTCCATTATTAAATGAAGTGCTTTAAACCACAAAATTGTTCAGTACTTACCCGTTTGTAGTTGCTATATTATGTAACTACAGGTATATCAATTACTATGTAATACTCGGTTTCCAGTAATGCAAAAGCTTATCACTAAGTTTTATTTGAACAATGGACACTACTTTTTACatctaaacattttaaattgaaaacagaATAATGTATCTAGGTCCACATTTAGCCTTTTCCCATGGATATACAGGATACAAAACTTTACCCTTAACTGCTTTGAATTTCTCTACATTCAGAAAAATATACTTCAACATTATTACACTTGTTTCACATTGTTGGATATGTTCTAACCCTTTTAATAGTCTCTCCTCTCCACCTCAGCACTAAGTCTGAAGAATTGTTGACAAATGTAAGCAATGTAAACTGTTCTAAACTAATATGCAGAGATAGAAGATAAAATAGTAAATTGTGTTTAAAATACTCTTTACAAAGTATCACAATATTTGCTTGTAAGCCTATTAAATAGCTGTACAATGAAATGCCTCTTATGCATCCAATGTGGATACAGCAATATATTGTACTAGAAATATAGCATCTAATGTTATAACTTAGAGATGAAATGCCAGGCAGGTAACTGGTGATGgtcaaaaacaaatgaaaaacgcCAGAGATTTTCACTTGAGTTGATGACTTACACAGGTCGTTCACGCTGATTCCAGGCAGCTCTGAAATTACATTGACAAAGGGTTGCTATTCTAAGTTAATGAGAAACCGTGATTTCAATTTCTTTGTAGAGAATATCCACAAATAAGATTATTTTTAGTTTGCATTATAATTGTGTAAATATGTATATCTCTGTACTGAAGTCTTGCTCTCTGAGATTAGAGTTGACATGGTGgatatggggggtggggaacaacAAAATATCACTAATTCACACTGACTGAAACCCATTGCAAATGACTGAACTTTGATTTACAGCATGTTCCAACTGTTTATGGGGTCAGCATTGGTCCCATAAGTGAATgaataaatgcaataaaaaagcTAATACGCCACAATGTACTTTGTTCACTTTGGTTATAGTTTTGTTACTGTCTTGAgtgaatttaatagaaaatacaCTATGTATTTTGTAAAAATGAAGTCTTAATTCTGAAACCTCACTACAGTGCTCAGCTATTAAATCTCATCATTTTTGTGATATGTTAAGTGTGTGGATTATAGAGATTCTACTGTACGTTGAATCTTTAGTGTCCTTGCTAAAGGTGGAAGTACTGCATTAAAGTACTCTAGACAATGTACTGTATCTTGCTGTGGTCTAGTACTTTTGATATTTGGTTAAAATTGAAGTGCTGTATACCCTTTCTGCTCATTGTAGATAAATGTTTCATGTTAAAATAGCCAGTTACAATTTTAAAACAGCCCTTTTATGAAATTAAAACTTCACTTATCTTTTTTAAGGACAACTTGTGTAAAAGCTATTTATTAATAAAGTTCCTTACCTCGCCACTCTCACTATTGGGCAGAAATACAGTCCCATTTCCTGTACTTATCTTGCCAATTTTGCTTGTATATATTAATTATGAAAAATCCCCTTGGATTTGATGACAAAACATCCATGGTTTTTTCAAATGTAAACAGAAAGCacttttgaattttgaaaaaataaCATAATTTACCTTCCCTAACTTTTTTCACAGTAATTTCTAACTCAGCAAAAATACGTAGTCAGAGAACTTTCAGAAAAGCAAGTTATATAACTTAGATACatttagagggaaaaaaaaaatgaggtACGTACTTTTCATTTGATATGAACCAAGTGggaactttgatttttttttccatatcaGAATGTGGAACTGTCGTAGGAGCATTATAGCTATTTTATCCATAATTTGAAATGTACTAATTCATGGTTTTAAAACTATACTTCCTCCAGCAAAGCAGAATTACAAGTATGCCGGCATTCCAAGCAGTTCTACAGGGAGAAAGCTGTTACTCCCTTGCTCCTCTCAAGTCTTCAATGAGTACTGAAGCTGACTAAACTGGTTCCTAGACACTGAATGTTATAAATACAAGATGGCCCTGGACTACTTACCTTTCCCATATCCCTACAATTGCAGCTGGTCAGTTCTCTTTGCTCGTAAAAGTCCCTTACTGAAGATGTCCTATTGAGTCACTTTGATCATCTTCAGGACTGCTCAGAAGCCTTCCCTGTTGGGGGCAGTTTATATTTGATCATTTTGTTTCCAATTTCCCTTTGATCTTCATCTGGATTACTTTCCCTCACCTTCTAAAAGAATTGTCAGATCACTGAGTCATTTTAATTGCTCTTTGTATGGATGTGGCATTCCAGTTGCTCCAATGGAATATTTGTAAAATAGATTAAACTACACTGATTCTCTGTCAATGTTTCTAATGAGATTAGAATGACAATATATAATATTGCTTTTACTCAAGATAGGCTATAACAACATTTTAGATTTTGAGCTAAATGAA contains these protein-coding regions:
- the CCNT2 gene encoding cyclin-T2 isoform X6, which translates into the protein MHIASGFPQILTDCNRMFKLNLAHELLKPRFSSTTSSSVRSLLLTNTKSKMESPLLGSIISPTALFLAAKVEEQPRKLEHVIKVAHACLHPQEAQLDTKSDAYLQQAQELVILETIMLQTLGFEITIEHPHTDVVKCTQLVRASKDLAQTSYFMATNSLHLTTFCLQYKPTVIACVCIHLACKWSNWEIPVSTDGKHWWEYVDPSVTLELLDELTHEFLQILEKTPSRLKRIRNWRANQAAKKPKGDGQVSENSLLGSSLVQNSILVDTVTGVSANTSFQKSSTSTFPAPVPLNSGSMSVQHSHAPENLAILATGMPSTSYSLASHQEWPQHQEQTRTEQIYSQKQETTLPGSQYNLNFQPGTSVQLHSGLHHRSDKLTEHSTGKQDYAHKSGNKHHGQVAAPVIPQKMSLDKYREKRKLETLELDVREHYVATQVEQQHKKHIQPQAASSSSVTSPIKMKIPVANAEKPEKHVSDKKEKGGSLKLRIPIPPTEKSSSKEDLKMKIKVSSERHSSSDEGSGKSKHSSPHVSKDHKEKHKEHSSNRHHSSSHKHSHSGGSSSGGSKHSTDGITPTALRSPVGLSSDGNSSSSGSSRKKLHSNDASHNHHSKLSKSSKSSGSSSSSSSSVKQYVSSHNSVFNLPLPPPPPVTYQVGYGHLSTLVKLDKKPVENGPDANHEYSTNSQHMDYKDTFDMLDSLLSAQGMNIITAMF
- the CCNT2 gene encoding cyclin-T2 isoform X9; amino-acid sequence: MHIASGFPQILTDCNRMIISPTALFLAAKVEEQPRKLEHVIKVAHACLHPQEAQLDTKSDAYLQQAQELVILETIMLQTLGFEITIEHPHTDVVKCTQLVRASKDLAQTSYFMATNSLHLTTFCLQYKPTVIACVCIHLACKWSNWEIPVSTDGKHWWEYVDPSVTLELLDELTHEFLQILEKTPSRLKRIRNWRANQAAKKPKGDGQVSENSLLGSSLVQNSILVDTVTGVSANTSFQKSSTSTFPAPVPLNSGSMSVQHSHAPENLAILATGMPSTSYSLASHQEWPQHQEQTRTEQIYSQKQETTLPGSQYNLNFQPGTSVQLHSGLHHRSDKLTEHSTGKQDYAHKSGNKHHGQVAAPVIPQKMSLDKYREKRKLETLELDVREHYVATQVEQQHKKHIQPQAASSSSVTSPIKMKIPVANAEKPEKHVSDKKEKGGSLKLRIPIPPTEKSSSKEDLKMKIKVSSERHSSSDEGSGKSKHSSPHVSKDHKEKHKEHSSNRHHSSSHKHSHSGGSSSGGSKHSTDGITPTALRSPVGLSSDGNSSSSGSSRKKLHSNDASHNHHSKLSKSSKSSGSSSSSSSSVKQYVSSHNSVFNLPLPPPPPVTYQVGYGHLSTLVKLDKKPVENGPDANHEYSTNSQHMDYKDTFDMLDSLLSAQGMNIITAMF